Proteins co-encoded in one Candidatus Omnitrophota bacterium genomic window:
- the pilO gene encoding type 4a pilus biogenesis protein PilO: MAREIDKNTIINLGFVLIGIIISVYIYNQNTKEIKSLEFNQEQEKKRNAALLGISELEKRIDVYKRLLPKKEASAIINELTSFAQSAGVQVVSVRPSEEKITSYCVLSPFDVVINALDYHAVGRFVSSIESSKDVYLVDNVNIRNEGQRTKGLVANLKVTSVALAEQGQNEEKKPY, from the coding sequence ATGGCAAGAGAGATAGATAAAAATACGATTATTAATTTAGGTTTTGTTTTGATCGGTATTATTATTTCCGTGTATATCTATAATCAGAATACAAAAGAAATCAAGTCTTTGGAGTTTAATCAGGAGCAGGAGAAAAAAAGAAATGCTGCTTTGTTAGGGATTAGCGAGTTAGAAAAAAGAATAGATGTTTATAAGAGGCTTTTACCAAAGAAAGAGGCAAGCGCTATTATTAATGAGTTAACTTCTTTTGCTCAGAGTGCCGGCGTCCAGGTTGTTTCAGTCAGGCCCTCTGAAGAAAAAATCACTTCGTATTGCGTGTTATCTCCTTTTGATGTAGTTATTAATGCTTTAGATTACCATGCTGTAGGCAGGTTTGTTAGCAGTATTGAAAGCTCGAAGGACGTTTATTTAGTAGATAATGTAAACATAAGAAATGAGGGTCAAAGAACAAAAGGTTTAGTTGCTAACTTAAAGGTAACTAGCGTTGCTTTAGCAGAGCAGGGTCAAAATGAAGAAAAAAAACCTTATTAA
- a CDS encoding tetratricopeptide repeat protein: MRKSKLKFLSFLLCASILFYNLCFGASHSLYAQEASKEDESLFLAKKAFEDGFYEVSLGMLERFLKNYPASPKHAEVNLLIGECYFHQNRFLEALNKFEGLLSKPSSNNLKDAIFYWIAEVQFKGNNFDKAAEYYKKIIDEFPNSVYAPNAYYSLGWCLFQSQKFNDALKFFKVIEEKYSKEPQAKEASFKIIECLYNLKDYNALKDKLKQYLKVYAKDPGRLTYLYFYLAEADYYLNNFSEAIDGYSKASINTKDDKLEALAKLGMAWSSLKLKRYKEAENAFNDIKPANLEKRSLDVLLLGKAILLTETSRIDESRRVYDELLLITQDPVVMTQAYLGKADTLYNLSDYSKAVDVYKEAIAKVNGQDVPQDLIDKLHYGLAWSFLKEGEFKEAIKEFRMIAKESEDKVVKVSALCQIGDAYQDSGDYAKAQEVYDSILKDYSDNFYSDYVQYQLGLTFLKASNYDGAILSFLNFKKNFSQSKLLDEATYALGLAYFQKQDYNSSREIFEKFQDQFKESNLKSDALYLLGTSLYNLGKYTESIEVFKNIVRLYGQNPELIQKAEYEIADCFYQMGNEKEAMERFKSLRSKYPDSSLTAEIIWWLGEYYYRHNDFMLARRYFNSLIKDFPRSSLISDAYYALGSTYIEDSKYDEAIKNFKKAVELGKPDLAAQSTIAIADCFVKKGSLDQALGEYKDVIKKFPNFSSVIYPKLAELYFNMNNYDEALNYYRNSLDIVPEKEMGVIQFKIAEVLESKGKPNEAVEEYLKATYLYPGNNSLAIKAYLRVSSIYENRENYKEAQNIYKKIVAMGVPESKYAQERLDWIKANIKK, encoded by the coding sequence ATGAGAAAATCAAAACTTAAGTTTTTATCATTCTTACTTTGCGCTTCCATATTATTTTATAATTTGTGTTTTGGGGCAAGCCATTCTTTATACGCTCAAGAAGCTAGTAAAGAAGATGAATCGCTTTTTTTAGCCAAAAAAGCATTTGAGGATGGGTTTTATGAAGTTAGCCTTGGAATGCTGGAGCGTTTTCTAAAAAATTATCCTGCTTCTCCAAAGCATGCAGAAGTTAATTTACTTATCGGAGAATGCTACTTTCACCAGAATCGTTTTCTTGAAGCGCTCAATAAATTTGAAGGTTTATTAAGTAAGCCTTCTTCTAATAATCTGAAAGACGCTATTTTTTATTGGATAGCCGAGGTGCAGTTTAAAGGGAATAATTTTGATAAAGCAGCGGAATATTACAAGAAGATTATTGATGAATTCCCTAATTCCGTTTATGCTCCCAATGCTTATTATTCCCTTGGATGGTGTTTGTTCCAATCCCAGAAATTTAACGACGCATTAAAGTTCTTTAAGGTTATAGAAGAAAAATACTCTAAAGAGCCGCAGGCAAAAGAAGCTTCTTTCAAAATAATAGAGTGCCTATATAATCTTAAAGATTATAATGCTTTAAAAGACAAACTTAAGCAATACCTGAAAGTCTACGCTAAAGATCCCGGAAGGCTGACCTACCTTTATTTTTACCTTGCGGAAGCGGATTATTATCTGAATAATTTTTCTGAAGCAATAGACGGATATTCCAAAGCTTCCATAAACACAAAAGATGATAAGCTTGAGGCCTTGGCTAAATTAGGCATGGCTTGGTCAAGCCTAAAACTTAAACGCTACAAGGAAGCCGAGAATGCTTTTAATGACATTAAACCGGCTAATCTGGAAAAGAGAAGTTTAGATGTTCTGTTGTTGGGTAAAGCTATTCTTTTGACTGAAACAAGCAGGATTGATGAATCAAGGAGAGTTTATGATGAGCTTCTTCTTATAACCCAGGACCCGGTTGTAATGACGCAGGCATACCTTGGTAAAGCTGATACTTTATATAATCTTTCAGATTATTCAAAGGCTGTAGATGTTTATAAAGAGGCCATTGCTAAAGTTAATGGCCAGGATGTCCCGCAGGATTTGATTGATAAATTGCATTATGGGTTAGCGTGGTCTTTCTTGAAAGAAGGCGAGTTTAAAGAAGCAATAAAAGAGTTCCGGATGATTGCTAAAGAAAGCGAAGATAAAGTAGTAAAAGTAAGCGCCTTATGCCAAATAGGAGATGCTTATCAGGATTCCGGTGACTATGCAAAAGCGCAGGAAGTTTATGATTCAATACTAAAGGATTATTCTGATAATTTCTATAGTGATTATGTGCAGTATCAGCTCGGCCTTACATTTCTCAAGGCTTCAAATTATGACGGAGCGATATTGTCATTCTTAAATTTTAAAAAGAATTTCTCCCAATCAAAGCTTCTTGATGAGGCAACCTATGCTTTAGGCTTGGCTTATTTCCAAAAACAAGATTACAATTCCAGCCGGGAAATATTTGAGAAATTCCAGGATCAGTTTAAGGAGAGCAATCTAAAATCAGATGCATTGTATTTATTAGGGACGAGCCTTTATAACCTTGGGAAATATACTGAGTCTATTGAGGTATTTAAAAATATCGTAAGGCTCTATGGCCAAAATCCCGAATTAATCCAGAAGGCAGAATATGAGATAGCAGATTGTTTTTACCAGATGGGAAATGAGAAGGAGGCTATGGAGAGGTTTAAATCTCTGCGTTCTAAATATCCCGATTCAAGTTTGACTGCGGAAATTATCTGGTGGCTGGGAGAATATTATTATCGGCACAATGATTTTATGTTGGCCCGTAGGTATTTTAATTCGCTTATTAAGGATTTCCCCAGGAGCAGCCTTATATCCGATGCTTATTATGCTTTAGGTTCAACTTATATTGAGGATTCCAAATATGATGAAGCGATCAAAAATTTTAAGAAAGCCGTGGAGTTAGGGAAGCCGGATTTGGCTGCGCAGTCAACTATCGCGATTGCCGATTGTTTTGTGAAGAAAGGTTCTCTTGATCAGGCTCTCGGAGAGTATAAAGATGTTATCAAGAAATTTCCTAATTTCTCCAGTGTTATCTATCCTAAGCTTGCAGAACTTTATTTTAATATGAATAATTACGATGAGGCATTGAATTATTACCGGAATAGCCTTGATATCGTCCCGGAAAAGGAAATGGGGGTAATCCAATTCAAGATAGCCGAAGTTTTAGAGTCAAAGGGAAAGCCTAATGAGGCAGTTGAAGAATATTTAAAGGCAACATACCTTTATCCCGGTAACAATAGTTTGGCAATAAAAGCTTACTTAAGAGTTTCGTCAATCTACGAGAACAGAGAAAATTATAAAGAAGCTCAGAATATTTATAAAAAAATTGTTGCAATGGGTGTTCCGGAGTCTAAATACGCGCAAGAACGCCTTGATTGGATAAAAGCAAATATAAAAAAATAA
- a CDS encoding secretin N-terminal domain-containing protein: MSRAIKLNVFIFIAGLFFMLPRLNADPKVTIMDLEPVVSMDFQDANLKDVLKVLSIQSGLNFIASESVQDRKVTLYLDKVPVKEAMDKLFKANNLTYDINKESNIFIVKDWGKPQLETVTRVFYLKYATVSSSSLKEEMGTALKPPEDSSGGSSGPTPSSSSSSGGGSSSSSEGKWKAEEDVGITNVIKKLLTPAGSVIEDFRTNSLIITDSPRQMEVIAGVIASLDTQSPQVMLEVEMLDVSKNVVDKLGFDWTNAGSFAMQIVSASRSLPFPISGFKPDTASKTFTPGTLSFPTNLKFVFDYLTTQTDTKFLARPRILTLNNEPAEIKIASNESIGVKTTTAAAGGSSGTTTSEAERALTGVILRVIPQINVEAGEITMFINPKVSEAIQGNTLTSDGKTNQFRDPEERSSKSLIRIKDGETVIIGGLLRNEFSQVTTKVPFLGDIPILGAVFRHKGGTSDKNKQRELLIFITPHIRKDVITSSSVQLAQAPKQSLPAREQDVALGFNRDLAINSSLRNFEKK, from the coding sequence ATGTCCAGGGCAATTAAATTAAATGTTTTTATTTTTATTGCAGGTTTGTTCTTTATGCTTCCAAGGTTAAATGCTGACCCTAAAGTTACTATTATGGATTTAGAGCCTGTGGTCTCAATGGATTTTCAGGACGCTAATTTAAAAGATGTCTTGAAAGTCTTGTCCATTCAATCCGGGCTAAATTTTATTGCTTCTGAGTCTGTGCAGGATAGAAAGGTAACTCTTTACCTGGATAAAGTTCCTGTTAAGGAAGCAATGGACAAATTATTTAAAGCAAATAATCTTACTTATGACATAAACAAAGAATCAAATATTTTTATTGTAAAAGATTGGGGTAAGCCTCAACTAGAAACAGTAACAAGAGTATTTTATCTTAAATATGCTACAGTGTCTTCTTCTTCACTAAAAGAGGAAATGGGAACAGCATTAAAGCCTCCTGAGGATAGTTCTGGAGGGTCTTCTGGGCCAACACCTTCTTCCTCTTCTTCTTCAGGAGGAGGTTCTTCTAGTAGCAGTGAGGGAAAATGGAAAGCCGAAGAAGATGTAGGTATAACAAATGTAATAAAGAAATTACTTACTCCAGCCGGCTCAGTTATTGAAGATTTCAGAACGAATAGCCTTATTATTACTGATAGCCCGAGACAGATGGAAGTTATTGCAGGAGTCATCGCTTCTTTAGACACCCAGTCTCCTCAGGTAATGCTTGAAGTTGAAATGTTGGATGTAAGTAAGAATGTAGTTGATAAGTTAGGTTTTGATTGGACCAATGCAGGTTCTTTTGCTATGCAGATAGTCAGTGCTTCAAGGAGCCTGCCATTTCCTATATCTGGATTTAAGCCGGATACCGCGTCTAAGACTTTTACTCCCGGAACTTTAAGTTTTCCTACAAATCTTAAGTTTGTTTTTGATTATTTAACTACCCAAACAGATACAAAGTTTTTGGCTCGTCCGCGTATCCTTACATTAAATAATGAACCTGCTGAAATTAAGATTGCTAGTAATGAATCAATTGGCGTTAAAACAACTACTGCGGCAGCTGGGGGATCTTCCGGGACAACTACTTCAGAAGCAGAAAGAGCGCTGACAGGTGTAATCTTAAGAGTAATTCCTCAGATTAATGTTGAAGCTGGCGAAATAACTATGTTCATTAATCCAAAGGTTTCTGAAGCGATTCAAGGCAATACTTTAACAAGTGATGGGAAAACAAACCAATTCAGAGATCCTGAAGAGAGAAGTTCAAAGTCTCTTATAAGGATTAAAGACGGGGAAACAGTAATTATTGGAGGGTTGTTGCGTAATGAATTCAGCCAGGTTACTACAAAAGTGCCTTTTCTCGGAGATATTCCGATTCTTGGAGCTGTGTTTAGGCATAAAGGTGGGACTTCTGACAAAAATAAACAGCGTGAACTTTTAATTTTTATTACTCCGCATATTAGAAAAGATGTAATAACTTCATCAAGCGTTCAACTTGCTCAGGCACCCAAACAAAGCTTACCAGCCCGGGAACAGGATGTGGCTTTAGGGTTTAACCGCGATTTGGCAATAAACTCCAGCTTAAGGAATTTTGAAAAAAAATAA
- a CDS encoding winged helix-turn-helix domain-containing protein has protein sequence MITEIGIIAGDIWHFLDQHGEVTLTALVKGIDKPRDSALMSLGWLAREGHVILKQVNGDYSISLRKDG, from the coding sequence ATGATTACAGAAATTGGAATTATAGCCGGTGATATTTGGCATTTTTTAGATCAGCATGGGGAAGTTACTTTAACTGCTTTGGTTAAGGGTATTGATAAGCCGCGTGATTCTGCGCTTATGAGCTTAGGCTGGCTTGCAAGGGAAGGCCATGTTATTCTTAAACAGGTAAACGGCGATTACAGCATATCTTTACGAAAAGATGGTTGA
- a CDS encoding MotA/TolQ/ExbB proton channel family protein, whose protein sequence is MELYRMSFWQLFLAGGPVMWPILLCSIFAVAIVLEKIWYLRKINFDSQDFLKKILDKMKRSEVREALQICDSIKSPIANILKAGILKYDRPRQQIVETIEDASLYEIPRVEKNLSTLATIAHICPLLGLLGTVTGMIRCFQIIQAKATVFHPVSPSDLAGGIWEALLATVAGLVVAIPVYVAYNYLVSRVNNLVLEMEKISTEFVNFLTE, encoded by the coding sequence ATGGAACTATATAGAATGAGTTTTTGGCAGTTGTTTCTGGCAGGCGGGCCTGTCATGTGGCCGATATTATTATGTTCTATATTTGCGGTAGCGATAGTTTTAGAGAAAATTTGGTATTTGCGTAAGATTAATTTCGATAGCCAGGATTTTCTAAAGAAAATCCTGGATAAGATGAAGCGCAGTGAAGTAAGAGAAGCGCTGCAGATCTGTGATAGTATTAAGAGCCCTATCGCGAACATCTTAAAGGCAGGCATATTGAAATATGACCGGCCGCGCCAGCAGATAGTTGAAACAATCGAAGATGCTTCCTTATATGAAATACCGAGGGTAGAGAAGAATCTATCTACTCTGGCGACCATTGCGCATATTTGCCCGCTTTTAGGTTTACTTGGAACAGTGACGGGCATGATAAGATGTTTCCAGATTATTCAGGCCAAGGCTACTGTTTTTCATCCGGTTTCCCCCTCTGACTTGGCAGGAGGCATCTGGGAGGCATTATTGGCTACTGTCGCAGGCCTTGTTGTGGCCATACCGGTCTATGTCGCATATAATTACCTGGTCAGCCGGGTGAATAATCTTGTTTTAGAGATGGAGAAGATTTCCACTGAATTTGTAAATTTCCTTACTGAATAA
- the pilM gene encoding pilus assembly protein PilM, whose amino-acid sequence MASSLGIYFGQKNISIAESKGKALIKESQVSRALISSEDLEDKATSDVKLVASLKEALRTANIECKDAVLCLSGKDLIVRTFEMPVLPKDELQNAINFEAKKYIPFKFEDMISDSRSFLNNKTRTNSVVFIGIKKDSLVKYLSLFQQLNIKVSSIEYSPFSLTRFLKAMGIDDKGAIAVLDLCTSGEDEINFTVLENGFPLFSRDIDLISGPQGPESPEEVPGSMIEKLKTEVRVSLDYFHRKAPDKKIRKIFLFSEQEARSDIEAFLNELGLLPQYIETSKIFKSTRPYSLSLIKAYSSSLIGSVKIPLVFELLKEKAKPKLQPMKDAAALNLDVNSLFADFVLDFRMIVVGALICLGTFGFALFRVLPVRNELNRIKTQRIEVSSIAATSSPEELIAKEDSYREQLNTVDKFIKKQLYVTKPLNVIPAVIPDGIWLDDFTFSKTDQGRPELALRGVAYLSDSNKEFTVVNEFVSNLKNNPEFSGYFKEIAVSSIDSGSLGKFTVTNFLILCKGLDKGK is encoded by the coding sequence ATGGCTTCTTCATTAGGTATATATTTTGGACAAAAGAACATAAGTATTGCTGAGTCTAAAGGCAAGGCTCTTATTAAAGAGTCTCAGGTGTCAAGGGCGTTAATATCTTCTGAAGACTTGGAAGATAAAGCTACTTCAGATGTTAAGCTTGTAGCGTCTTTAAAAGAAGCATTAAGAACTGCTAATATTGAATGCAAAGATGCTGTTCTTTGCCTTTCGGGTAAAGATCTTATTGTGCGTACGTTTGAAATGCCTGTTTTGCCTAAAGATGAATTGCAGAACGCGATAAATTTTGAGGCTAAGAAGTATATCCCTTTTAAATTTGAGGATATGATTTCGGATTCACGTTCGTTTCTAAATAATAAAACGCGGACTAACTCAGTTGTGTTTATAGGGATTAAAAAGGACTCTTTAGTAAAATATCTTTCTCTTTTTCAGCAATTGAATATCAAAGTTAGCTCTATTGAATATTCACCTTTTAGTTTAACGCGGTTCTTGAAAGCTATGGGGATTGATGATAAAGGGGCAATTGCTGTCTTAGACCTATGTACTTCCGGGGAAGATGAGATTAATTTTACCGTATTGGAAAATGGATTTCCGTTATTTAGCCGCGATATAGACCTAATCAGCGGCCCGCAAGGCCCGGAAAGCCCCGAAGAAGTCCCGGGGTCTATGATAGAAAAGTTGAAAACCGAAGTAAGGGTTTCGCTTGATTATTTCCACCGTAAAGCCCCGGATAAAAAAATAAGAAAAATATTTTTATTCTCTGAGCAAGAAGCTCGCTCCGATATAGAAGCTTTCCTTAATGAACTAGGGCTTTTGCCGCAATATATTGAGACTTCAAAGATTTTTAAATCTACTCGTCCATATTCTTTAAGTTTAATTAAGGCTTATTCTTCTTCTTTAATCGGCAGTGTAAAAATACCCTTGGTTTTTGAGTTATTGAAAGAAAAGGCCAAGCCTAAGCTCCAGCCTATGAAAGATGCTGCTGCTTTAAACTTAGATGTTAATTCTTTATTTGCTGATTTTGTTTTGGATTTTAGGATGATAGTTGTTGGAGCTCTCATTTGTTTGGGTACTTTTGGCTTTGCTTTATTCCGTGTTTTGCCTGTTCGTAATGAACTAAACAGGATTAAAACTCAAAGAATTGAAGTTTCTTCTATAGCAGCAACTTCTTCTCCAGAAGAATTAATTGCGAAAGAAGATTCGTATAGAGAACAATTAAACACAGTAGACAAGTTTATAAAAAAACAATTGTATGTTACTAAGCCTCTTAATGTTATCCCTGCAGTTATCCCAGATGGGATCTGGCTGGATGATTTTACGTTTAGTAAGACAGATCAAGGTAGGCCAGAGCTCGCATTAAGAGGAGTTGCTTATTTGAGTGATAGCAATAAAGAATTTACTGTGGTTAATGAGTTTGTTTCTAATTTAAAGAATAATCCTGAATTCTCCGGTTATTTTAAGGAGATTGCGGTTAGTTCAATTGATAGCGGTTCGTTAGGGAAATTCACTGTTACGAATTTTTTAATTTTATGTAAGGGTTTAGATAAAGGGAAATAA
- a CDS encoding helix-turn-helix domain-containing protein yields MARLMDVDELADYLRLRKQTIYNWLHQRKISGIKVGGVWRFDRREVDNWLKSRRRLSKTGDS; encoded by the coding sequence ATGGCAAGACTAATGGATGTTGATGAGTTAGCTGATTATTTAAGATTGCGCAAGCAGACTATTTATAATTGGCTTCACCAGAGAAAGATATCTGGAATTAAGGTTGGCGGGGTCTGGAGATTTGACCGGCGTGAAGTAGATAATTGGTTAAAAAGCAGAAGGCGTTTGTCAAAAACGGGAGATAGCTGA
- a CDS encoding biopolymer transporter ExbD codes for MRFKGRMKLEHGLHQIDIVPLINTIFLLLVFFMLTSNFVLQPGIRVDLPKAVTSEVVKYENIEIVLDKENKIYLNDKLITIADLKLLFHQLSGRSQTVLVKADKRASLGVIVEIWDLARSQGVSRINLATNQE; via the coding sequence ATGAGATTTAAAGGAAGGATGAAACTTGAGCATGGGCTTCACCAAATAGATATCGTTCCTTTAATTAATACTATATTTCTTTTGTTAGTATTTTTCATGCTTACTTCTAACTTTGTACTGCAACCCGGGATAAGAGTAGATTTGCCTAAGGCAGTAACTAGTGAAGTTGTCAAATATGAGAATATTGAAATAGTATTGGATAAAGAAAATAAGATATATCTTAATGATAAGTTAATTACGATTGCTGATTTAAAATTGTTATTTCATCAGTTGTCAGGACGCAGCCAAACGGTTTTGGTTAAAGCGGATAAGCGGGCTTCTTTGGGAGTGATTGTAGAGATCTGGGATTTAGCAAGAAGCCAGGGGGTAAGCAGGATTAACCTGGCGACTAATCAAGAGTAA
- the uvrA gene encoding excinuclease ABC subunit UvrA — MQNNSIIIRGAKEHNLKNVNLDLPRNKLIVVTGLSGSGKSSLAFDTIYAEGQRRYVESLSSYARQFLEQLQKPDVEYIEGLSPAIAIEQRTAGGNPRSTVATQTEIYDYLRLLFARIGKVYCYECGLPIERQSAQEIVEKILTYPVGGDIQILAPIIRGRKGEYKDVFNLIQKSGFVRCRVDGVIYELPVKVNLAKYKTHNIEAVVDRLTINQSVKGRLTDSVETALKVGKGIVIVAHGAKDFMFSEQYACVKCGISYAEVEPRIFSFNSPYGACPECNGLGTKFEFDLNLVVPDKNKTINEGALAPWKRGGRGYILYYRWILRELASELNFDLDTPFKNLSKNIQKAILYGSQVEVNDKPFEGLIPHLERLFKQTDSDYLKEEISKFMSSQPCLACGGARLKKESLSVLINGKNIWQIVQMSIKEAKLFFSTLNLTERQNLIAHEVVKEIKERLQFCIDVGLDYLTLDRKSSTLSGGESQRIRLATQVGSRLVGVLYILDEPSIGLHQKDNAKLINTLESLRDLGNTLIVVEHDEYTIRTADYVVDLGPGAGRHGGKVIFAGTKEDLLKDKNSLTAKYLRGELKIEAPEERRHVDLARAIEIKGAREHNLKNINVKFPLSCFICITGVSGSGKSTLIDETLYRGLAQKLYKSKERAGLCDKVTGTEFIDKVIVVDQSPIGRTPRSNPATYTGVFNHIRDLFSKLPESKIRGFKPGRFSFNVKGGRCEACSGDGIKKIEMHFLSDVYVKCDVCKGRRFNDSTLEVKFKGKSIADVLEMTVEEAMELFSNIPSIKNTLDYLYDVGLDYVQLGQFATTLSGGEAQRIKLSSELSKRSTGKTLYILDEPTTGLHFADVAKLISVLQRLVDKGNTVIVIEHNLEVIKCSDYIIDLGPEGGDKGGLVVASGKPEDIISVKKSYTGEFLRKALNKK, encoded by the coding sequence ATGCAAAATAACTCTATTATTATACGGGGCGCAAAGGAACATAATCTAAAAAATGTTAATTTAGATTTGCCTCGTAATAAATTAATTGTTGTTACCGGGTTATCAGGTTCGGGTAAATCAAGCCTGGCTTTTGATACTATTTACGCAGAAGGCCAGCGTAGGTATGTTGAAAGCCTGTCAAGCTATGCACGGCAGTTTTTAGAGCAGCTTCAGAAGCCTGATGTAGAGTATATTGAAGGATTATCTCCTGCTATTGCCATTGAACAGAGGACTGCTGGAGGGAATCCGCGTTCAACTGTGGCAACGCAAACCGAAATCTATGATTATTTAAGGCTTCTTTTCGCCCGCATTGGCAAGGTTTATTGTTATGAATGCGGCCTTCCCATAGAAAGGCAGTCTGCTCAGGAAATCGTAGAAAAGATTTTGACTTATCCTGTTGGCGGCGATATCCAGATTTTAGCTCCGATTATAAGAGGAAGAAAAGGGGAATATAAAGATGTATTTAATTTAATACAGAAATCGGGATTTGTGCGTTGCAGGGTTGATGGAGTAATATATGAATTGCCTGTAAAGGTTAATCTTGCAAAATATAAAACACATAATATTGAGGCTGTGGTAGACAGGCTTACTATCAATCAGTCGGTTAAGGGGAGGCTGACAGATTCAGTTGAGACAGCGTTAAAAGTAGGAAAAGGAATTGTTATAGTTGCCCATGGAGCCAAAGATTTTATGTTTAGCGAACAATATGCCTGCGTAAAATGCGGGATAAGTTATGCGGAAGTTGAGCCGCGGATTTTTTCTTTTAATTCTCCTTATGGCGCTTGCCCCGAATGTAATGGCCTAGGCACTAAATTTGAGTTTGATTTAAACCTGGTTGTCCCCGATAAAAACAAAACGATTAATGAGGGTGCACTTGCTCCTTGGAAAAGGGGAGGTAGAGGGTATATCCTTTATTATAGATGGATTCTAAGGGAGCTAGCATCCGAGCTGAATTTTGACCTTGATACTCCTTTTAAGAATTTAAGTAAAAATATACAAAAGGCAATCCTTTATGGCAGCCAGGTTGAGGTAAATGATAAGCCTTTTGAAGGATTAATCCCGCATTTGGAAAGATTATTTAAACAGACCGATAGTGATTATCTTAAAGAAGAAATTTCTAAATTCATGTCCAGCCAGCCGTGCCTTGCCTGCGGAGGGGCTCGTCTTAAAAAAGAGTCTTTAAGTGTTTTGATTAATGGTAAGAATATCTGGCAGATTGTGCAGATGTCAATTAAAGAAGCGAAACTATTCTTTTCTACTTTAAATCTTACGGAAAGGCAAAACCTGATTGCGCATGAAGTAGTAAAAGAGATAAAAGAGAGATTGCAGTTTTGTATAGATGTAGGGCTTGATTATTTAACGCTGGACCGTAAAAGCTCAACGCTTTCCGGAGGGGAATCCCAAAGGATTCGTTTAGCGACACAAGTTGGGTCTCGCCTTGTGGGTGTTTTATATATTTTAGATGAACCGAGCATAGGTTTGCATCAAAAAGATAACGCAAAGCTGATAAACACTTTGGAATCTTTGAGGGATTTGGGGAATACTTTGATAGTAGTTGAACATGATGAATACACGATTCGTACTGCGGATTATGTTGTTGACCTCGGCCCGGGAGCAGGCAGGCATGGAGGAAAAGTAATTTTTGCTGGGACTAAAGAAGATTTACTTAAAGATAAGAACTCTTTAACAGCGAAATATTTAAGAGGGGAATTAAAGATTGAGGCGCCTGAAGAAAGAAGGCATGTGGATTTGGCAAGGGCAATTGAAATTAAGGGTGCGCGAGAGCACAATTTAAAAAATATAAATGTGAAATTCCCTTTATCTTGTTTTATTTGTATTACCGGAGTTTCTGGGTCTGGAAAGTCAACTTTGATTGATGAAACTCTTTATAGAGGCTTAGCACAAAAGCTTTATAAATCTAAAGAAAGAGCTGGGCTTTGCGATAAAGTAACTGGAACCGAATTTATAGATAAAGTAATTGTTGTGGATCAATCTCCGATTGGCAGGACTCCTCGTTCAAACCCCGCGACTTATACGGGAGTATTTAATCATATAAGGGATTTATTCAGTAAACTTCCGGAATCAAAGATTAGAGGGTTTAAGCCGGGGAGATTTTCTTTTAATGTAAAAGGCGGGAGATGCGAGGCTTGTTCGGGAGATGGGATAAAAAAGATTGAGATGCATTTTCTGTCAGATGTCTATGTAAAATGTGATGTTTGTAAAGGCAGGCGTTTTAATGATTCTACATTAGAGGTAAAATTCAAAGGTAAATCTATCGCTGATGTTTTGGAGATGACAGTTGAAGAAGCGATGGAGCTGTTTTCTAATATACCAAGTATCAAAAATACGCTTGATTATCTTTATGATGTAGGGTTGGATTATGTCCAGTTAGGGCAGTTCGCCACGACGCTTTCAGGAGGGGAGGCGCAGCGTATTAAGCTGTCAAGCGAATTAAGTAAGCGTTCAACAGGCAAGACTCTTTATATCCTGGATGAGCCGACTACAGGGTTACATTTTGCTGACGTTGCAAAGCTAATCTCTGTTTTGCAAAGGTTGGTTGATAAAGGGAATACTGTCATTGTAATTGAGCATAATCTTGAAGTGATAAAGTGTTCTGATTATATAATTGACCTTGGCCCTGAAGGAGGGGACAAGGGGGGATTAGTTGTTGCAAGCGGAAAACCCGAAGACATAATTAGCGTAAAAAAATCCTATACGGGAGAGTTTTTAAGAAAGGCGTTGAATAAAAAATAG